The following proteins are encoded in a genomic region of Zea mays cultivar B73 chromosome 9, Zm-B73-REFERENCE-NAM-5.0, whole genome shotgun sequence:
- the LOC732743 gene encoding spermine synthase1 isoform X1 has protein sequence MEVGDARNGSAAAALTKGGADDAARKPLPPCCVKAKARVPETEANCHDTVVSGWFTEPRSRFGKTSKVQYFNNPMWPGEAHSLKVEKILFQGKSPYQEILVFESSTYGNVLVLDGIVQLTDKDECAYQEMVTHLPLCSIPAPKNVLVVGGGDGGVLREIARHDSVETIDICEIDQLVIDVSKEFFPNLSIGFKDPRVRLHVGDAVDFLRNSPEGKYDAIIVDSSDPIGPAQALVEKPFIQTIARALKPGGVLCNLAESMWLHTHLIQDMLAICRQTFKGAVHYAWTSVPTYPSGVIGFLLCAKEGRAVNFLTPANPIEKIEGAAKAGRELRFYNSEIHRAAFVLPTFVRRELEAYTTPISSAENEKPKESVSEPQKIKILSNNAILTAS, from the exons ATGGAGGTTGGAGACGCAAGAAACGGTTCTGCAGCAGCGGCACTGACAAAGGGAGGTGCGGATGATGCCGCCCGCAAACCGCTCCCTCCTTGCTGCGTCAAGGCCAAGGCGCGGGTGCCTGAAACCGAGGCCAACTGCCATGATACTGTGGTTTCAGGGTGGTTCACGGAACCCAGATCGCGTTTTG GTAAAACAAGCAAAGTGCAGTACTTCAATAACCCGATGTGGCCTG GAGAGGCCCATTCATTGAAAGTGGAGAAGATCTTGTTTCAAGGGAAATCGCCTTACCAAGAAATTTTAGTTTTTGAG TCTTCAACCTATGGAAATGTTCTTGTGCTTGATGGTATAGTTCAGTTGACTGACAAGGATGAATGCGCATACCAGGAAATGGTTACTCACCTTCCACTGTGCTCAATTCCTGCACCGAAGAAT GTTTTGGTTGTTGGAGGTGGTGATGGTGGTGTACTGCGCGAAATAGCCAGACATGATTCAGTGGAAACTATTGATATATGTGAGATTGATCAACTAGTTATTGAT GTTTCCAAAGAATTCTTTCCAAACTTATCCATTGGATTCAAAGATCCTCGTGTCCGACTTCATGTTGGTGATG CTGTTGATTTCCTGAGGAATTCTCCCGAAGGAAAATATGATGCTATTATTGTAGATTCATCAGATCCAATTG GGCCAGCACAGGCACTCGTGGAGAAACCGTTTATTCAGACAATTGCTAGAGCTTTGAAGCCTGGTGGTGTTCTTTGTAATCTTGCTGAGAGCATGTGGCTGCACACACATCTAATCCAGGATATGCTTGCTATCTGTCGACAGACATTCAAAGGTGCTGTGCACTATGCCTGGACAAGTGTTCCAACATATCCCAG TGGTGTCATTGGATTTTTGCTATGTGCAAAAGAAGGTCGTGCAGTGAACTTCTTGACTCCTGCGAATCCAATTGAGAAAATAGAAGGAGCAGCAAAAGCTGGAAGGGAACTCAGATTTTACAATTCCGAG ATCCATAGGGCTGCTTTTGTTCTGCCAACATTTGTAAGAAGAGAACTGGAAGCATATACCACTCCTATTAGTTCTGCTGAAAAC GAGAAACCGAAAGAATCAGTGTCAGAACCGCAGAAGATAAAGATATTGTCAAACAACGCCATTCTTACAGCTTCCTAG
- the LOC732743 gene encoding spermine synthase1 isoform X2, with amino-acid sequence MEVGDARNGSAAAALTKGGADDAARKPLPPCCVKAKARVPETEANCHDTVVSGWFTEPRSRFGEAHSLKVEKILFQGKSPYQEILVFESSTYGNVLVLDGIVQLTDKDECAYQEMVTHLPLCSIPAPKNVLVVGGGDGGVLREIARHDSVETIDICEIDQLVIDVSKEFFPNLSIGFKDPRVRLHVGDAVDFLRNSPEGKYDAIIVDSSDPIGPAQALVEKPFIQTIARALKPGGVLCNLAESMWLHTHLIQDMLAICRQTFKGAVHYAWTSVPTYPSGVIGFLLCAKEGRAVNFLTPANPIEKIEGAAKAGRELRFYNSEIHRAAFVLPTFVRRELEAYTTPISSAENEKPKESVSEPQKIKILSNNAILTAS; translated from the exons ATGGAGGTTGGAGACGCAAGAAACGGTTCTGCAGCAGCGGCACTGACAAAGGGAGGTGCGGATGATGCCGCCCGCAAACCGCTCCCTCCTTGCTGCGTCAAGGCCAAGGCGCGGGTGCCTGAAACCGAGGCCAACTGCCATGATACTGTGGTTTCAGGGTGGTTCACGGAACCCAGATCGCGTTTTG GAGAGGCCCATTCATTGAAAGTGGAGAAGATCTTGTTTCAAGGGAAATCGCCTTACCAAGAAATTTTAGTTTTTGAG TCTTCAACCTATGGAAATGTTCTTGTGCTTGATGGTATAGTTCAGTTGACTGACAAGGATGAATGCGCATACCAGGAAATGGTTACTCACCTTCCACTGTGCTCAATTCCTGCACCGAAGAAT GTTTTGGTTGTTGGAGGTGGTGATGGTGGTGTACTGCGCGAAATAGCCAGACATGATTCAGTGGAAACTATTGATATATGTGAGATTGATCAACTAGTTATTGAT GTTTCCAAAGAATTCTTTCCAAACTTATCCATTGGATTCAAAGATCCTCGTGTCCGACTTCATGTTGGTGATG CTGTTGATTTCCTGAGGAATTCTCCCGAAGGAAAATATGATGCTATTATTGTAGATTCATCAGATCCAATTG GGCCAGCACAGGCACTCGTGGAGAAACCGTTTATTCAGACAATTGCTAGAGCTTTGAAGCCTGGTGGTGTTCTTTGTAATCTTGCTGAGAGCATGTGGCTGCACACACATCTAATCCAGGATATGCTTGCTATCTGTCGACAGACATTCAAAGGTGCTGTGCACTATGCCTGGACAAGTGTTCCAACATATCCCAG TGGTGTCATTGGATTTTTGCTATGTGCAAAAGAAGGTCGTGCAGTGAACTTCTTGACTCCTGCGAATCCAATTGAGAAAATAGAAGGAGCAGCAAAAGCTGGAAGGGAACTCAGATTTTACAATTCCGAG ATCCATAGGGCTGCTTTTGTTCTGCCAACATTTGTAAGAAGAGAACTGGAAGCATATACCACTCCTATTAGTTCTGCTGAAAAC GAGAAACCGAAAGAATCAGTGTCAGAACCGCAGAAGATAAAGATATTGTCAAACAACGCCATTCTTACAGCTTCCTAG